A single genomic interval of Microbacterium sp. zg-Y1090 harbors:
- a CDS encoding alpha/beta hydrolase has protein sequence MTLALTGCVAAMIPDDTRPTPGPSKAPVTDGVPADLLPFYEQTVDWQECDGADSGLYDCATVVAPLDWDDPDAGEIELAVIRRHADSGEPIGSLLTNPGGPGSSGVELIRDSAAYATGAALRDAYDVIGFDPRGVGESTPVRCLDAEEMDAYLYDLPQNPRGSAEWEAELDERNAAFAEACEANSDGILPYITTDQAARDLDLLRAVLGDEKLNYLGYSYGTFLGATYAKLFPERVGRLVLDGAIDPAVSGLEVGTTQGVGFESALRAFMAECLAGSDCPFRGTVDDAMADLGTLLASVDARPLQASDGRQVGADTLMTGIIAALYSEDSWPYLTAALADALQGDPELALQLADFYNGREGGVYLDNSTEAFRAYNCMDYPVADPAEDAASEALLAEQAPTVAPYWSGPDSCAVWPYEPTGVREPITAEGAAPIVVVGTTNDPATPYEWSVSLADQLASGVLVTRVGEGHTGYNKGDACVDDAVEQYLIDGVVPDDGLTCG, from the coding sequence ATGACGCTCGCCCTCACCGGCTGCGTCGCCGCGATGATCCCCGATGACACCCGGCCCACGCCCGGCCCGAGCAAGGCGCCCGTCACCGATGGCGTGCCCGCCGATCTCCTGCCGTTCTACGAGCAGACCGTCGACTGGCAGGAGTGCGACGGTGCCGACAGCGGGCTCTACGACTGTGCGACCGTCGTCGCGCCGCTGGACTGGGACGACCCCGACGCCGGTGAGATCGAGCTGGCCGTCATCCGCCGGCACGCCGACTCGGGCGAGCCGATCGGCTCGCTGCTGACCAACCCGGGCGGCCCCGGCTCCAGTGGTGTGGAACTCATCCGCGACTCCGCGGCCTACGCGACCGGCGCCGCGCTGCGCGACGCCTACGACGTCATCGGGTTCGACCCGCGCGGGGTGGGGGAGTCCACGCCGGTGCGGTGCCTGGACGCCGAGGAGATGGACGCCTACCTCTACGACCTGCCGCAGAATCCGCGCGGCAGCGCCGAGTGGGAGGCCGAGCTCGACGAGCGCAACGCGGCGTTCGCCGAGGCGTGCGAGGCCAACAGCGACGGCATCCTGCCTTACATCACCACCGATCAGGCCGCCCGTGATCTCGACCTGCTGCGCGCGGTGCTGGGAGACGAGAAGCTCAACTACCTCGGCTACTCGTACGGCACGTTCCTCGGCGCCACGTACGCCAAGCTCTTCCCCGAGCGCGTCGGTCGACTGGTGCTCGACGGCGCGATCGACCCGGCGGTGTCGGGGCTCGAGGTGGGCACGACGCAGGGCGTCGGTTTCGAGTCGGCTCTCCGCGCGTTCATGGCCGAGTGCCTCGCCGGCAGCGACTGCCCGTTCCGCGGCACCGTCGACGACGCCATGGCCGACCTCGGCACGCTGCTGGCCAGCGTCGACGCGCGCCCGCTGCAGGCTTCCGACGGTCGCCAGGTGGGCGCCGACACCCTGATGACCGGCATCATCGCCGCGCTCTACTCCGAGGACAGCTGGCCGTACCTCACCGCGGCGCTCGCCGACGCGCTGCAGGGCGACCCCGAGCTCGCGCTGCAGCTGGCCGACTTCTACAACGGCCGCGAGGGCGGGGTCTACCTCGACAACTCCACGGAGGCCTTCCGCGCGTACAACTGCATGGATTACCCGGTGGCCGACCCCGCCGAGGACGCGGCATCCGAGGCGCTGCTCGCGGAGCAGGCACCGACCGTCGCCCCGTACTGGAGCGGTCCCGATTCGTGCGCCGTGTGGCCGTACGAGCCCACCGGCGTGCGTGAGCCGATCACGGCCGAGGGCGCCGCCCCGATCGTCGTGGTGGGCACCACCAATGACCCCGCCACGCCGTACGAGTGGTCGGTGTCGCTGGCCGATCAGCTCGCGTCGGGGGTGCTCGTCACGCGCGTGGGCGAGGGGCACACGGGCTATAACAAGGGAGACGCCTGCGTCGACGACGCGGTGGAGCAGTATCTCATCGACGGGGTCGTGCCCGACGACGGACTGACCTGCGGCTGA
- a CDS encoding helix-turn-helix domain-containing protein, with the protein MVSLVVLVFAMLGAAWRADGYTGVEFAPVILMAVLRALEAECVSVGVFMWITMGRVPLDHKPLKQNREGTLLCMETTRWSAEDAAYAKALGAVLAGHKDASGLSFSDLAQMTGLSRAHLTRVVYGTIDARIQDLERLCKVLEVDLVHVISDPRLRLKRT; encoded by the coding sequence TTGGTCAGCCTGGTCGTGTTGGTTTTCGCGATGCTGGGCGCGGCGTGGCGGGCCGATGGGTACACGGGTGTCGAGTTCGCGCCGGTGATCCTGATGGCGGTTCTCAGGGCTTTGGAGGCGGAGTGTGTATCCGTTGGGGTGTTCATGTGGATCACGATGGGCCGGGTGCCTCTAGATCACAAACCCTTGAAACAGAACCGCGAGGGTACGTTGCTCTGCATGGAAACAACTCGGTGGTCCGCCGAGGACGCCGCCTACGCCAAAGCGCTAGGGGCCGTACTCGCAGGACACAAGGACGCCAGCGGGCTCAGCTTCAGCGACCTCGCGCAGATGACCGGTTTGTCACGCGCCCACTTAACGCGTGTGGTCTACGGGACCATCGATGCCCGCATTCAGGATCTTGAGCGCCTGTGCAAGGTGCTTGAGGTGGATTTGGTGCATGTGATCTCTGACCCGAGGCTTCGCCTGAAGCGCACGTGA
- a CDS encoding MMPL family transporter, which yields MANERKVPRWLRVFIPVVLVLVWLGAGAIGGPYFGKVDEVAVNDRSAFLPSSADATQVNELLPGFLGDDSVPALVVMSTDDGELSEEQLTEVNDLAAGIVDLEGVVGDVSPAVPSEDGEAVQVFVPLDASADIAEVVTELRDYLADGAPPGVETFVTGPAGFSADLVEGFLGIDGLLLGVALIAVFIILVVVYRSPLLPILVLMTSVLALCVAVLTVWWLAKADIVVLNGQVQGILFILVIGAATDYALLYVARFREAIAMGKKRWDATISAWRGAFEPILASGGTVIAGLLCLLLSDLATNRALGPIASIGIAFAMLSALTFLPALLGLAGRAAFWPFAPKPDALGIPEDFSRPLKGIWPRQARLVGRHPRAVWIVSTVVLLAACVGVTQLKADGVPSSELVLGTSQARDGQVELAEHFPAGSGSPVYVVAPEGDLTAAVEVLTDADGIDSLAVATEDSPNGQAGVELEGGEAVFTTFGPPGTPAPEPTVVDGDVLLFATLTDAADSLAAEDVVRDLRQAMNDEIGSSVLVGGETATDIDTNDTSIRDRTLIIPIILVVILLILIVLLRSVLAPVLLIITTIISFGSALGVSAWVFNGIFDFPGADPSVPLYGFVFLVALGIDYNIFLMTRVREESLKHGTRLGILRGLVATGGVITSAGLVLAATFAALGVIPILFLAQLAFIVAFGVLLDTFVVRSLLVPALAFDIGRAIWWPSKLWRNYPGGSRYLARTSAEGGPVVAVRADQVGDGQRRGDGDTVAAVAATGTGAQNVAESTRRPVTRRSLRRR from the coding sequence ATGGCAAATGAGCGAAAAGTGCCGCGCTGGCTCCGCGTCTTCATCCCCGTCGTGCTGGTGCTGGTGTGGTTGGGTGCCGGCGCCATCGGCGGCCCTTACTTCGGCAAGGTCGACGAGGTCGCCGTCAACGACCGGTCGGCGTTCCTCCCGTCGAGCGCCGACGCCACCCAGGTCAACGAATTGCTGCCCGGGTTCCTCGGCGATGACAGCGTCCCGGCACTGGTGGTCATGTCGACCGACGACGGCGAGCTCAGTGAGGAGCAGCTCACCGAGGTCAACGACCTGGCCGCCGGCATCGTCGATCTCGAGGGCGTCGTGGGCGATGTGTCGCCTGCGGTGCCGTCGGAAGACGGCGAAGCCGTGCAGGTCTTCGTGCCGCTGGACGCCTCGGCCGACATCGCCGAGGTCGTCACCGAACTGCGCGACTATCTCGCCGACGGCGCACCGCCGGGGGTCGAGACCTTCGTCACCGGGCCCGCCGGATTCTCCGCCGACCTCGTCGAGGGGTTCCTGGGCATCGACGGGCTGCTGCTCGGCGTCGCGCTCATCGCCGTCTTCATCATCCTCGTCGTGGTCTACCGCTCGCCGCTCTTGCCGATCCTCGTGCTCATGACCTCGGTGCTGGCGCTCTGCGTGGCCGTACTGACGGTCTGGTGGCTCGCCAAGGCCGACATCGTCGTGCTGAACGGCCAAGTGCAGGGCATCCTGTTCATCCTCGTCATCGGCGCCGCAACCGACTATGCACTGCTGTACGTCGCGCGCTTCCGTGAGGCCATCGCGATGGGCAAGAAGCGGTGGGATGCCACCATCTCGGCATGGCGGGGAGCGTTCGAGCCCATCCTCGCCTCCGGCGGCACGGTCATCGCGGGTCTGCTCTGCCTGCTGCTGAGCGATCTGGCCACCAACCGCGCGCTCGGCCCGATCGCCTCCATCGGCATCGCGTTCGCCATGCTGTCGGCACTGACGTTCCTCCCCGCCCTGCTGGGCCTTGCCGGGCGGGCCGCCTTCTGGCCCTTCGCCCCGAAGCCCGATGCCCTCGGCATCCCCGAAGACTTCTCCCGTCCGCTCAAGGGCATCTGGCCGCGTCAGGCACGCCTGGTCGGGCGGCACCCGCGTGCCGTGTGGATCGTGTCGACCGTCGTGCTGCTGGCCGCCTGCGTCGGCGTGACCCAGCTGAAGGCCGACGGCGTGCCCTCCAGCGAATTGGTGCTCGGCACCTCGCAGGCGCGTGACGGCCAGGTGGAGCTCGCCGAGCACTTCCCGGCCGGCTCCGGCAGCCCCGTGTACGTCGTGGCCCCCGAGGGCGACCTGACCGCGGCGGTCGAGGTGCTCACCGACGCCGACGGCATCGACTCGCTCGCCGTCGCGACCGAGGATTCGCCCAACGGTCAGGCCGGCGTCGAGCTGGAAGGCGGGGAGGCCGTGTTCACGACCTTCGGCCCTCCCGGAACCCCGGCGCCCGAGCCCACCGTCGTCGATGGCGACGTGCTGCTCTTCGCAACGCTGACCGACGCGGCCGACTCGCTCGCCGCCGAGGATGTGGTGCGCGATCTCCGCCAGGCGATGAACGACGAGATCGGTTCGTCCGTGCTGGTCGGCGGCGAGACGGCCACCGACATCGACACCAACGACACCTCGATCCGCGACCGCACGCTGATCATCCCGATCATCCTCGTGGTGATCCTGCTGATCCTCATCGTGCTGCTGCGGTCGGTGCTGGCACCGGTGCTGCTGATCATCACCACGATCATCTCGTTCGGGTCGGCGCTGGGCGTCAGCGCGTGGGTGTTCAACGGGATCTTCGACTTCCCGGGTGCCGACCCCTCGGTGCCGCTGTACGGGTTCGTGTTCCTGGTGGCCCTGGGCATCGACTACAACATCTTCTTGATGACCCGCGTGCGGGAGGAGTCTCTCAAGCACGGCACGCGCCTCGGCATCCTGCGGGGACTCGTGGCCACCGGTGGGGTGATCACGTCGGCCGGCCTCGTGCTGGCGGCCACGTTCGCCGCGCTGGGTGTGATCCCGATTCTGTTCCTGGCGCAGCTGGCGTTCATCGTGGCGTTCGGTGTGCTGCTGGACACCTTCGTGGTGCGCTCGCTGCTGGTGCCCGCGCTGGCGTTCGATATCGGCCGCGCCATCTGGTGGCCGTCGAAGCTGTGGCGCAACTACCCGGGCGGCTCGCGCTACCTCGCGCGGACGTCGGCCGAGGGCGGCCCCGTGGTGGCGGTCCGTGCGGATCAGGTCGGTGACGGCCAGCGCCGTGGGGACGGCGACACGGTCGCAGCCGTTGCGGCTACCGGCACCGGCGCGCAGAACGTCGCCGAATCGACGCGGCGACCGGTGACACGGCGGTCGCTGCGCCGGCGCTGA
- a CDS encoding isochorismatase family protein encodes MGKALFIVDVQNDFTEGGALGVPGGDAVAAAISRHLADHAGEYALIVASRDWHAPDGDNGGHFAAGEPDFVDTWPVHCVAGTPGAEYDPALVTEAVTHHVKKGQGAPAYSLFEGTTDDGGTVAELLTAHGIVEADVAGIATDYCVRASALDAIEHGVRVRVLTDLIAGVAPASSDAALAELAHAGAELATSGV; translated from the coding sequence ATGGGCAAGGCGCTGTTCATCGTCGACGTGCAGAACGACTTCACCGAGGGTGGGGCCCTCGGGGTGCCCGGGGGGGACGCCGTCGCGGCCGCGATCAGTCGTCACCTGGCCGATCACGCCGGCGAGTACGCCCTGATCGTGGCCTCCCGCGACTGGCACGCACCCGACGGTGACAACGGCGGCCACTTCGCCGCCGGCGAGCCCGACTTCGTCGACACCTGGCCGGTGCACTGCGTCGCGGGAACGCCGGGCGCCGAGTACGACCCGGCGCTCGTCACCGAGGCGGTGACCCACCACGTGAAGAAGGGCCAGGGCGCCCCGGCCTACTCACTGTTCGAGGGGACCACCGACGACGGCGGCACGGTGGCCGAGCTGCTCACCGCGCACGGCATCGTCGAGGCGGACGTGGCCGGCATCGCGACCGACTACTGCGTGCGGGCCTCGGCTCTGGATGCCATCGAGCACGGCGTGCGCGTGCGGGTGCTGACCGACCTGATCGCGGGTGTCGCTCCCGCCAGCAGCGATGCGGCCCTGGCCGAGCTCGCGCACGCCGGGGCCGAGCTCGCGACGTCGGGAGTCTGA
- a CDS encoding DUF2510 domain-containing protein, with protein sequence MGNAEAGWYDDGAGYQRWWDGEAWTEYFADMSGTTVELHAPTPLSRTQSMGWYDDGRGRLRWWDGEAWTPLTQFLAEPHTFAGLTVSGEWIFCGDLSQPVAGAIASFETAGEISERSTLTRAAAGGLLFGPAGMITGAMLRKKVDRREFYISIDGPEQVWVAPVDPAFGLQARQFVGWVNSVSRHHLRREGGGTR encoded by the coding sequence ATGGGGAACGCGGAAGCGGGATGGTACGACGACGGGGCGGGCTACCAGCGCTGGTGGGACGGCGAGGCGTGGACCGAGTACTTCGCCGATATGAGCGGAACCACCGTCGAGCTGCACGCCCCCACGCCGCTCTCCCGCACGCAGTCGATGGGCTGGTACGACGACGGGCGCGGCCGTCTGCGCTGGTGGGACGGCGAGGCATGGACGCCGCTGACCCAGTTTCTGGCGGAACCGCATACGTTCGCCGGTCTCACCGTGTCGGGTGAGTGGATCTTCTGCGGTGATCTCAGCCAGCCCGTCGCCGGCGCCATCGCGTCGTTCGAGACGGCCGGCGAGATCAGCGAACGCTCCACCCTGACACGCGCGGCGGCGGGCGGACTGCTGTTCGGGCCCGCCGGCATGATCACCGGCGCCATGCTCAGGAAGAAGGTCGACCGGAGGGAGTTCTACATCTCGATCGACGGCCCGGAGCAGGTCTGGGTCGCGCCCGTCGACCCCGCGTTCGGGCTTCAGGCGCGGCAGTTCGTCGGCTGGGTGAACAGCGTCTCCCGTCACCACCTCCGCCGCGAGGGCGGCGGCACCCGCTAG
- a CDS encoding potassium-transporting ATPase subunit F: MIVFQLLAGILGVAAIVYLVFALVKPERF, translated from the coding sequence GTGATCGTGTTCCAGCTGCTCGCCGGCATCCTCGGTGTCGCGGCGATCGTGTACCTCGTGTTCGCCCTCGTGAAACCGGAGCGGTTCTGA
- the kdpA gene encoding potassium-transporting ATPase subunit KdpA gives MAWVSALLSLATVAVILGVLYRPFGDYMAWVYTSPKDTRVEAGVYRVIGIDAKAAQTWPAYLRAVLAFSAVGLLLVYGLQRLQQWLPYSLGLDAPSEHLSFNTAASFVGNTNWQSYSPELTLGYTVQALGLVVQNFVSAGVGMAVAIALVRGFAARRSGTLGNFWVDLTRGTLRILLPIAALAAVVLLIGGVVQNINGFTDVTTLTGATQSIPGGPVASQEAIKLLGTNGGGFFNANSSHPFENPNAWTNVFEVLLMLVIPFALPRTFGRMVGDNRQGYAILGVMATLYLASFALLTAFETAGNGTAPQLAGAAMEGKEQRFGIIGSTLFATTSTGTSTGAVNSMHDSYTALGGMMPMLNMMLGEVSPGGVGSGLYAILVLAIIGVFIAGLLIGRTPEYLGKKIGPREIKLAALTILVMPTLVLTGTALSFALPGIREEVASTSIWNPGIHGMSEVLYAFTSAANNNGSAFAGLTANTPWLNTALGVVILLGRFVPIVFVLALAGSLAAQDSVPTTAGTLPTHRPLFVGLLSTVTVLVTALTFFPVLALGPLAEGLM, from the coding sequence ATGGCGTGGGTGTCGGCGCTGCTGTCGCTCGCCACCGTCGCGGTCATCCTCGGTGTGCTGTACCGGCCCTTCGGCGACTACATGGCCTGGGTGTACACCTCACCGAAGGACACCAGGGTCGAAGCCGGCGTCTACCGGGTGATCGGCATCGACGCGAAAGCCGCGCAGACGTGGCCGGCGTACCTGCGAGCGGTGCTGGCCTTCTCGGCCGTCGGGCTGCTCCTCGTCTACGGGCTGCAGCGGCTGCAGCAGTGGCTCCCGTACTCGCTGGGCCTTGACGCCCCCAGCGAGCACCTGTCGTTCAACACCGCGGCGTCGTTCGTCGGCAACACGAACTGGCAGTCGTACTCGCCCGAGCTCACCCTCGGCTACACCGTGCAGGCGCTGGGCCTGGTGGTGCAGAACTTCGTGTCGGCGGGCGTGGGCATGGCGGTCGCCATCGCCCTGGTGCGCGGCTTCGCGGCACGCCGGTCGGGCACGCTCGGCAACTTCTGGGTGGACCTCACCCGCGGCACCCTGCGCATCCTGCTGCCGATCGCCGCGCTCGCCGCGGTCGTGCTGCTGATCGGCGGGGTGGTGCAGAACATCAACGGTTTCACCGACGTCACCACGCTCACCGGCGCGACGCAGTCGATCCCCGGCGGCCCGGTGGCCTCGCAGGAGGCCATCAAGCTGCTCGGCACCAACGGCGGCGGATTCTTCAACGCCAACTCGTCGCATCCGTTCGAGAACCCGAACGCGTGGACCAACGTCTTCGAGGTGCTCCTCATGCTCGTCATCCCGTTCGCGCTGCCGCGCACGTTCGGCCGCATGGTCGGCGACAACCGCCAGGGGTACGCGATCCTCGGCGTCATGGCGACGCTGTATCTGGCATCGTTCGCGCTGCTGACCGCGTTCGAGACCGCCGGCAACGGCACCGCGCCGCAGCTGGCGGGGGCCGCGATGGAGGGCAAGGAGCAGCGCTTCGGCATCATCGGCTCGACGCTCTTCGCCACCACGAGCACCGGCACCTCCACCGGCGCGGTCAACTCCATGCACGACTCGTACACGGCGCTGGGCGGCATGATGCCGATGCTCAACATGATGCTCGGCGAGGTCTCGCCCGGCGGAGTGGGGTCGGGGCTCTACGCGATCCTCGTGCTCGCGATCATCGGCGTCTTCATCGCCGGTCTGCTGATCGGCCGCACCCCGGAGTACCTCGGCAAGAAGATCGGGCCGCGCGAGATCAAGCTCGCCGCCCTGACGATCCTCGTCATGCCGACCCTCGTGCTCACCGGCACCGCGCTGAGCTTCGCCCTCCCCGGCATCCGCGAAGAGGTGGCATCCACGTCGATCTGGAATCCCGGCATCCACGGCATGAGCGAGGTGCTCTACGCCTTCACCTCGGCAGCCAACAACAACGGCTCGGCGTTCGCCGGGCTCACCGCGAACACCCCGTGGCTGAACACGGCGCTGGGCGTCGTCATCCTGCTCGGTCGTTTCGTGCCGATCGTCTTCGTGCTCGCCCTCGCCGGCTCGCTCGCGGCGCAGGACTCCGTGCCGACGACCGCGGGCACGCTCCCCACCCACCGCCCGCTGTTCGTCGGGCTCCTCAGCACCGTCACGGTGCTGGTCACCGCGTTGACCTTCTTTCCCGTACTCGCGCTGGGTCCCCTGGCGGAAGGGCTGATGTGA
- the kdpB gene encoding potassium-transporting ATPase subunit KdpB — translation MSTLTTARPEAAPKAAPQGGFSPAQVRAAVPGAVRKLDPRLQWHNPVMFLVWVGAALTTVLAVAEPFIGGPAPSGGTPVPWSFTGAIAIWLWLTVLFANLAESVAEGRGKAQAETLRKTRTSTTARRVDAYDPLTDPAAERAGTTDVASADLRLGDIVVVSPPELIPGDGDVIWGIASVDESAITGESAPVVRESGGDRSAVTGGTRVLSDRIVVKITSKPGETFVDRMIALVEGAARQKTPNEIALNILLASLSIIFVVVALTLNPIASYAAAPVSVPVLVALLVCLIPTTIGALLSAIGIAGMDRLVQRNVLAMSGRAVEAAGDVTTLLLDKTGTITYGNRRASAFVPVGDVPAPDLIRTAALSSLADPTPEGASIVELARAEGIDVGRAAPGDIVPFTAQTRMSGLDTPDGTSIRKGAASAVIAWLEQQGQPPTAPVLAEVTAAVERISQTGGTPLVVATSTPDAGSRLLGVVHLKDVVKEGLPAKFAELRSMGIRTVMITGDNPLTAAAIAAEAGVDDFLAEATPEDKLAYIRAEQQGGNLVAMTGDGTNDAPALAQADVGVAMNSGTSAAKEAGNMVDLDSDPSKLIDIVRIGKQLLITRGALTTFSIANDIAKYFAIIPAMFLGVFPQLAALNIMGLHSPASAVLSAIIFNAIVIVVLIPLALRGVSYHPGGASQTLGRNLAIYGLGGIVAPFIGIWLIDLVVRLIPGF, via the coding sequence ATGTCCACACTGACCACCGCGCGTCCCGAGGCCGCGCCGAAGGCTGCTCCGCAGGGCGGGTTCTCGCCGGCACAGGTGCGCGCCGCCGTGCCCGGTGCGGTGCGCAAGCTCGACCCGCGCCTGCAGTGGCACAACCCCGTCATGTTCCTGGTGTGGGTGGGCGCCGCGCTCACCACCGTGCTGGCCGTGGCGGAGCCGTTCATCGGGGGACCGGCGCCCTCGGGCGGCACCCCCGTGCCGTGGTCGTTCACCGGCGCGATCGCGATCTGGCTGTGGCTCACGGTGCTCTTCGCCAACCTCGCCGAGTCCGTCGCCGAAGGCCGAGGCAAGGCGCAGGCCGAGACGCTGCGCAAGACCCGCACCAGCACGACGGCGCGGCGGGTGGATGCCTACGATCCGCTCACCGATCCCGCGGCCGAGCGAGCCGGCACGACCGATGTGGCATCGGCCGACCTGCGCCTCGGCGACATCGTCGTGGTGTCGCCGCCAGAGCTCATCCCCGGCGACGGCGACGTCATCTGGGGCATCGCCTCGGTCGACGAGTCCGCGATCACGGGAGAGTCGGCTCCCGTCGTGCGGGAGTCCGGCGGGGACCGTTCGGCCGTCACCGGAGGCACCCGTGTGCTGTCGGACCGCATCGTGGTGAAGATCACCTCGAAGCCCGGAGAGACCTTCGTCGACCGCATGATCGCGCTCGTCGAGGGCGCCGCGCGGCAGAAGACGCCGAACGAGATCGCGCTGAACATCCTGCTGGCGAGCCTGTCGATCATCTTCGTCGTCGTCGCGCTGACGCTGAACCCCATCGCCTCGTACGCCGCCGCCCCGGTGAGCGTGCCGGTGCTGGTGGCTCTGCTGGTGTGCCTCATCCCGACGACCATCGGGGCGCTCCTCAGCGCGATCGGCATCGCGGGCATGGACCGGCTGGTGCAGCGGAACGTGCTCGCCATGTCGGGCCGCGCGGTCGAGGCCGCGGGGGATGTGACCACCCTGCTGCTCGACAAGACCGGCACCATCACCTACGGCAACCGCCGCGCCAGCGCCTTCGTGCCGGTCGGCGATGTGCCGGCGCCCGATCTCATCCGCACCGCCGCCCTGTCGTCGCTGGCCGACCCGACGCCCGAGGGCGCGTCGATCGTCGAGCTCGCCCGGGCGGAGGGCATCGACGTCGGACGGGCGGCGCCGGGAGACATCGTGCCGTTCACGGCGCAGACCCGCATGTCGGGCCTGGACACCCCCGACGGCACGAGCATCCGCAAGGGCGCCGCCTCGGCGGTCATCGCCTGGCTCGAGCAGCAGGGGCAGCCGCCGACGGCGCCGGTGCTGGCGGAGGTGACCGCCGCCGTCGAGAGGATCTCGCAGACCGGCGGCACCCCGCTGGTGGTCGCCACGAGCACCCCGGATGCCGGTTCGCGCCTGCTCGGCGTCGTGCACCTGAAAGACGTGGTCAAGGAGGGACTGCCGGCGAAGTTCGCAGAACTCCGCTCGATGGGGATCCGCACCGTGATGATCACCGGCGACAACCCGCTGACCGCCGCGGCGATCGCGGCAGAGGCGGGGGTCGACGACTTTCTCGCGGAGGCGACCCCCGAGGACAAGCTGGCCTACATCCGTGCCGAGCAGCAGGGCGGCAACCTCGTCGCGATGACCGGCGACGGCACCAATGACGCCCCTGCGCTCGCGCAGGCTGACGTGGGCGTGGCGATGAACTCCGGCACGTCGGCGGCGAAGGAGGCCGGCAACATGGTCGACCTCGACTCCGACCCGTCGAAGCTCATCGACATCGTGCGCATCGGCAAGCAGCTGCTCATCACCCGTGGCGCGCTGACGACGTTCTCCATCGCCAACGACATCGCCAAGTACTTCGCGATCATCCCGGCGATGTTCCTCGGGGTGTTCCCGCAGCTGGCGGCGCTGAACATCATGGGCCTGCACTCACCGGCATCCGCCGTGCTCTCGGCGATCATCTTCAACGCGATCGTCATCGTGGTGCTCATTCCGCTCGCCCTGCGCGGCGTCTCCTACCACCCCGGCGGTGCATCGCAGACCCTCGGACGCAACCTCGCGATCTACGGCCTCGGCGGCATCGTCGCACCCTTCATCGGCATCTGGCTCATCGACCTCGTCGTGCGCCTCATCCCTGGCTTCTGA